From Pyrenophora tritici-repentis strain M4 chromosome 1, whole genome shotgun sequence, the proteins below share one genomic window:
- a CDS encoding putative homoserine kinase type II (protein kinase fold), whose protein sequence is MSKAKSPYDSLRNIPLYYDHSDSYNSALDLILALRPEWRDTKDTIEFTKFTDGITNTLLKAVNKLPGLSKTEVDDDAILLRAYGKGTDVLIDREKETRSHSLLARHNLAPSLYARFENGLLYKFIQGSVCTPADLRRPEVWRGVAQRLGEWHATLPISSISSTCPAPAQLRSQDNKRESLAAMATLTPGKPIPNVWTTMQKWILALPTSTTAQLDRRDELMHELESLTELLGDTPGIGGSNPFVFAHCDLLSGNVIIEPEPSSAAVSRRSSASSGSDEPETAAACVSFIDYEYATPAPASFDIANHFAEWGGFECDYSAMPTRTTRRAFLSEYLRSFCAHQNTSYNAAELEELFDQVDRFRGVPGFYWGIWALIQAQISLIDFDYANYAEVRLGEYFAWKKTLGGGREEDNERIILREKVWAQDE, encoded by the exons ATGAGCAAGGCAAAGTCACCCTACGATTCGCTGCGGAACATACCGCTGTACTACGACCACTCCGACTCGTACAACTCGGCCCTCGACCTCATACTTGCTCTGCGGCCGGAATGGCGCGACACCAAGGACACAATTGAATTCACAAAGTTTACCGATGGCATCACAAACACG CTTTTGAAGGCGGTGAACAAGCTACCCGGTCTTTCCAAGACAGAGGTAGACGACGATGCGATACTACTGCGCGCATATGGCAAGGGAACCGACGTCCTCATAGACCGCGAGA AGGAGACACGCTCACACTCGCTTCTCGCGCGCCACAACCTCGCACCCTCTCTTTACGCCCGGTTTGAAAATGGTCTCCTATACAAGTTCATTCAAGGCAGCGTGTGTACGCCCGCTGATCTACGTCGGCCAGAGGTATGGCGAGGTGTAGCTCAGAGGCTAGGGGAATGGCATGCCACATTACCTATATCGAGTATTAGCAGCACATGTCCTGCGCCCGCACAACTCAGATCACAAGACAACAAGCGTGAGTCTCTGGCTGCCATGGCTACACTCACGCCAGGCAAACCTATTCCGAATGTATGGACTACTATGCAGAAATGGATCCTTGCGTTGCCAACCAGCACCACGGCGCAGCTGGACAGGCGAGACGAGCTGATGCATGAGCTCGAGAGCTTGACTGAGCTTCTAGGTGATACACCTGGCATCGGCGGCTCTAACCCCTTTGTCTTCGCCCATTGCGACCTCCTCTCAGGCAATGTGATCATCGAGCCAGAGCCCTCGTCGGCGGCAGTCTCGCGCCGCTCAAGCGCTTCAAGCGGCTCCGACGAGCCCGAGACGGCCGCCGCATGTGTATCTTTTATCGACTACGAATATGCCACGCCTGCGCCCGCCTCATTTGACATTGCAAACCACTTTGCCGAGTGGGGCGGCTTCGAGTGCGACTACTCAGCCATGCCCACACGCACCACCCGCCGCGCTTTTCTAAGCGAGTACCTTCGCAGCTTCTGCGCACACCAGAATACGTCTTACAATGCCGCTGAACTCGAGGAGCTGTTTGACCAAGTCGACAGGTTCCGCGGTGTTCCGGGCTTTTACTGGGGCATATGGGCCTTGATTCAAGCGCAAATCTCCCTCATCGACTTTGACTATGCCAATTATGCAGAGGTTCGCCTGGGTGAGTACTTTGCGTGGAAGAAGACGCTTGGTGGTGGCCGGGAGGAGGACAATGAGCGCATAATACTACGGGAGAAGGTTTGGGCCCAGGATGAGTGA